A part of Methanobrevibacter sp. genomic DNA contains:
- a CDS encoding class I SAM-dependent methyltransferase, which yields MIANVARSYNLDQMVQNYIDNHDKCNIVNLGVGLETSYYRINRKNSMFFEVDLPEVIELREKYLEVGENEKFIKGDLFKLEWCEELDTTSPTLMIVSGVFQYFHENDVLKFISATKNIFENAELIFDATNKFGIKYTNFYVKRTGNSSAIMYFYLEDANEFAKKADCQLIECRGFYKDAIKMLNKKVGLYAKISMKVADRRKNAMILHLKI from the coding sequence ATGATAGCGAATGTTGCTAGAAGCTACAATTTAGACCAGATGGTACAGAATTACATCGATAATCATGATAAATGCAATATTGTCAATTTGGGAGTGGGTCTTGAAACATCATACTATAGGATTAATAGAAAGAATTCTATGTTTTTTGAAGTTGACCTACCTGAAGTGATTGAACTGAGAGAAAAATACCTTGAAGTGGGAGAAAATGAAAAATTCATTAAAGGAGATCTATTCAAACTTGAGTGGTGTGAAGAATTAGACACCACTTCACCAACATTAATGATAGTTTCTGGAGTGTTCCAGTATTTCCATGAGAACGATGTTCTCAAATTCATCAGTGCCACTAAGAATATCTTTGAAAATGCGGAATTAATCTTTGATGCCACCAACAAATTTGGAATTAAATATACAAATTTCTATGTTAAACGAACCGGGAATTCATCAGCAATTATGTATTTTTATCTGGAAGATGCCAATGAATTTGCAAAAAAAGCTGATTGCCAATTGATAGAATGTAGGGGATTTTATAAAGATGCAATCAAAATGTTAAATAAAAAAGTAGGATTGTATGCAAAAATTTCAATGAAAGTTGCGGATAGGCGAAAAAATGCTATGATTTTGCATTTAAAAATTTAA